Genomic window (Hippoglossus stenolepis isolate QCI-W04-F060 chromosome 11, HSTE1.2, whole genome shotgun sequence):
CGACGAGAGAGAGGCCTGCTCACTAACGGCGGCGGCGGAATGGGAGGCTCCGTGCTGAGCGTAACGCGGCAGGGAGGTGGGGAGCGCCCCTGCTCTCAGGGCGGGGAGACCCTCTTCGTCATGCCCAATGGCTGGGTGAAGTCAGGGGAGCTCGACCCCGGTTTCCTCCCCACCCCGGAGCACACCCCCCAGCAGAAACGCAGAGGCCTGCGGCTGTCTGACTCCAACTCTGGAGGGTGGGACACCAGCCAGACGTACCTGGGGGGAGGCTCTGTGGGCCTGGGCTCACCCTGCCGCATGCCCCCCTCTGTCTACCTGACCACCAGACTGTTCCAGCAAGGGGTTGTTGGGAGACACGCTGGCGAGGGCCGAGTAATAGACACACCACGCCAGCACTATGTCTGCCTGAGCAAGCAAGAAAAGGGAATGAAAGGGACGCCCAAGGCCCCGCTCAGGAAGTCTGCAGGAGAATATGTTTACCCCATGACCCCCCAGGACTCGCCTGAGCGTCGGAGGGTGGTCTCGGCACCCAGTGCCGCTATGGAGTATAACGACCCGCTGCCTCTGCGCTGGCCGGCCCAGGAAGGATACATCCTCAGTAGCCACGGTATGGTCCCTGTCCCTATGCCTCCCCCCTCCATGCCGGCTCCCAGTGTTCAGGCATATGTGTCCCAGCAGCACACCCCCGGGCTGAGCAGGGCCCTGCTGAGAGGGGCCCTGGAGCGAGGGGAGCTGGGCGAGCTGGTGGATCTCAGCCACCTGATGTGCAAGAAGAACTGCAGTGACAGGACTCAGACCGGCCAGTGACTGCTGAGGAAATGAAGGGGACAACTTTCCATGTGCagagttttatttcctctcttttacCCCCCTTCTCTCTATCGTCTGTCCTCTCTCTACCTTCACGTCATAATTATTTCATTGTCATTCAGCCCCTCTGATCTCCTCGGTCAGTCTCTTACCCAGCCACCCCCCAAAATTTCACCCCATGACAAGTCTCTCCTCGCGACTGGCTGCTGGGTCTGCCACTCACATCCTGACTCACACTAATTGGTCAGATGGACTGTGGTTGTTGCTGTGTCTGCATTGCAGAGTTGCCTCTCCCCTCTCCAGCTAccgagcaggagcagcagcagcagagagagggaggagagaggatggagaggaaagaaagagggacagagagcagAATGGGGGGCAGACAGGATGTGGACAAAGATGGACACAGCACTTAGGAGCTGTCTTCTCTGTGCACATTAACTGAGGTTGCAGAAGCAGTCAGGTACTGCCGCAGGAGTGGGGGttgctttttccccccctcttgGATAACACTGATGAGACTGCCACCCATCTGCCACCCATCTATAGTACCTGTTGTTCTCGTGCCAACTAGGTGCTTGTGGTGAAATTGAAAATTTTGAACATCGTAAACGGATCCTTGAATACCTGAAGCTCTATAGTTGACTCAAAAAACTGAAGTCGTTgtgactgtaaacacaaacctAATGGACGATGACGCGACGCaaattcctcctctctgtttctcctttttctctgttcccctgctgcacacacacagaaggcgGTTACATGTATTTGTACAGGGGGGTATTTAGTATTCCATGTGTACGAGAGGGGAGACGTGAGTGCCAAATGCCTCTAACCTGTCTCGTGGGCCTACGGGACCATAACTCAACTTCTTTGGAGAGCAGAGTGCAGGAGTGTAATGTCAGCACTATTTCTGCCAACCGCATGCTCTGTGTAAATGACGGCATCTCAGCCGCCCATCGCTCTATTTGTTTGCCTCCCTCCACTCCGTGTACTCTTTAATGGCTAATAATTCCACGAGGACGTCTGGAGAGGCGGTGCTACAAAAGCGGACTGACGGGGGCAGGGACGCAGAGAGGAGAATTTGAGAGAATTTGAATTCAAAGCACTGCAATATATCACCACCCTGTCCTTCACTGTCACCTGAAGGTTTTTTTCCACGCGTTTACAAACAGTCATTAACGCTGCATTAAAGAACACAGTCCACTTTTATAGGACGAAAATTTCCCCCCCGTTAAGGCCACAGTGGCCAAGGTCCCACACAGACGTGATACAGAATAAAGTGACAGTTACAGCAGCCGTGATTGAAACCTCTGGCTTAACTCGCAGCCAATAGGGGTAATGGAAATGTTCCCAGCAGGCAAATGGGACCATATATATTCAGCATATCAAAGTGTCCATAGTGGCATGAAATGGTCAGCGTCTAGATTAACACGACACGGTGTGAGTGTGTTGGCGAGGAGATGGCGGTCATAAAAAGAGACAAGACGTAGAGGAAACAAAATGCGGCCTGATGAAATGAGGTGCAACAACCATAAAATAATGAGAGTGTGGTTTGTTATAGCCGATTTCCACTTTCAGCCCCAGACAGTAGAAGGACCTTGTAGTGAGCAGCAATATATGGTTTATCTGTACATagtaaacatttaatttagatCAAAGGATAATATAAGACAAATAATGAGTCCAAAAAATGATATCAGGCATTTGCTtgcaaacaaaagtaaaaacatctgtcatgtcattataaatatgaatatatgaaaatatgtttctgtGTAAATTTCACATCAACCTGCTCCACGACTGAAACCTCAGACGCTAATGATGAccagtgtctgtttgttttttacatctgtaCATCAAAGCCAACTATAATGAATGATGATTTCCTGATGCCTGATTcccaaagcaaaaaaaaaaaaaaacggagagAGACTTGTTTAAAGTGCCATGAAGAATCAGCAGTGCAGTGATTTCATGCACTGTGGTGATGGAGAGCTCAACTATTGCAGTATACTGTACGCGTGATATGCCTTTGACTTTACATGCTGAATGTTCCGTTCTTTCATCTCGACGTTGGCTTGTACTGTTGAAAtcgtgtttttttcctgcagatACAGAACGCCACCAGCAGCGGCGTTTGAGGGTCTGTTTATACACTACTTTGAAGGATCATGCCAAACTAACGTgctgtaaatatgtaaaaacacacgcagacacttTGTCATGATTATACTGTAATGTTTTCACTTAAACCATGACAGGAGCTGCTTTTAATCCAGAATAGCTGATATGTAATAACAATGATCTATAAGTAGTTTATAAGCAAACCTTCAAATGCACTGAATTGCTGCGAGGTAACTCTGTATATCCaaattcttttgtctttttctgtcgtATAGTGTCTTGTCTGTCATTGCCAACCGACTGCCATACTGGAGGATCTTGAAAGTACTTCTCAGCATCCTGACTGAATGACTGCGCTCATTCTCTTCTGTTGAATGTCATCCTGTACTGTGCCGTAATAAggaaaagcacatttttttgcATTCTGTAAAGGAGCTGTCCTGTATCATTTGTGAATAGTGTAAATAATCACGCTGATGGTATAGTGTatcagtttgggtttttttgggggagggtgggggttgTTTGAGCTCTTCTGAGACAGGACTGTGTTTAAAGtgtgagtttttctttattcGGCGACGATGCTGTGAATAAgatgtatgtacagtatttacGTGACTTTGGCTGACTGCTGAGGTCAGCCGTTTCCTTCCTGTTGTTAGAGTAGAGTCGCAGGCCTGAACTCAGCCAGAACGGAGCCATCTCATTTGACTGGTGCCTGctgagttgttttttgtttgttttggttttgttttttttgcagttgcTAAAATACTGCTGTTATAATAACCATCAATTTTTGGAGTACTGCTATTAAATGACATTATACAATTGACTGCTAATGTTGTCGCGTGTGgttctgaacacacacacacatatttacagatGCAGCGAGGAGTAACGTGTATATCTTCACTGCTGTggattttctttaaatgagAAACACTTTTCATCATATTGGCATAGAGTCAGGGTGAGTTAGTATTTACCGATGTCCTGCCACAAGAGGGAGCTGGACACTGGCTTCCCTTCTTCTGGCCTGTGTGAGGGTGTGAGAGGAATGAACTCCCATGGGCCCCTGTGCATTGACCGGACATCGTCTGTCTGTGCAGCTAAGCTTGACTCAGACAGCTGTTTCGTTGAAAGGTCTGGAGCAGAGACGAGAATAGCCCTCGTTCACTGCTCTGATGTAACGCTCTGTCCATCGTGCAGGCAGCACTCACTTGCCGATCAATGCAAATTTAACATGAACCAAAACCTtaacacagactgaaaacatgtcttcaccttaaaagtCACTGATTTATGTTATTAGAACTTGCTTTTGTCCCCACAAGGAAAACACGTCCTCATAATGTGAACCAGCTCATACAGCAACCTTGGAATTTAGGAGTCACATGGAAAACTGGATTTTTACTTTAGTAATATACATAACTTACATTTTCTGAGAATAAATCATAtcatacaaaaatgtaaaataataatcatcacaaGCAAGGCCAGATTACgacagagtattagggccatatgtattttaattagaaaagtcataatattactgTGCTTGCCGAAGTTCTactccttctggatccaaaccCGTGGACCATTGTTTTCGTGAGAAGCTACGAACCCTCTTATTTACCTCACAGTCGAACACCGgcaaacatttcctccatcACAAAACAGGCAATTCCCTCCTGGTCTGTGTGGTTCTTCTGTCAGCATAGACTCAGTTTCTTGCACAATTTCTTCAAAGCCCTGATTATGTGATGCCtaaagattaaatatttaattatttgtgctAATTTAATAGGATGCTCAATATTCCTCATTCGATAAGGCGATAAGATGATCCTTTGATATTTCTCCTCTAACATGACACGTGGAATATGACCTTATTCTCATGATATTGCTTTTCTTTCGAGATCTAAGATTTTTCTTCTTTCGTGTTTCACTAATACTCCTTCGTATCAGACACTTATGGCATGGTGCTAATTAAAGGGTTAGCATTAAGCTAATTTAAAGGGCCACCCAAGATTTTTTGTGTTGCATAAATGATAAAATTGGGGATCTCACAAAAGAAAgattaatttgaaaaaatgtcTAAATCAAAGCAGTGGAGGTTGTAACATCCTAAATTTTAGACCCTTGACTGTatcaagctgcagaaacactggaTCCTACAATTCCCATAAATCAacagtgtttttcattcatcCTCCCCAAAGAGTCTCAAGCCCAAACAGAGACGaccttgatgacatcatgaaaGTGATTTTTTGATTTTACTTCTGTGGAGCACTTCTTTTATGCTAACACTGACTTATGAATAAAAGTGTTTCAACAAGAAATAATAGCTGATGGAATcaaagcagcagtttgtggcggcaatccattcacacacaagtAAATATACATGTGCAGGCAAATTTACAAGCTGCCAGTTTGGAGGTGGAGTGGAAAAGAAGTTGACGAGGAAGCCAATGTGGATCGGTGTGTAGCAGACGATGAACACGATCATGTTTGCTGAAACCAGACCAacaatgcttttcttttcctctgactTGTCATCCGTCTTTGACAGAATAGAGATGATTTGACtggaacaaaagaaaatgatcacCAGTGGAGTGAGGAAGCCGAGGATGACCATAATCAGGATGGACTGTATATGAAGCGGGAGATTCTTGCATCTTTCATAACACGTCCAGAGTTTCTCCGGGTAGTTCTCCTTTCGGAAAACCACAGATCCTGTCACCATAAGTCCCCAAATAACCACGCACACGGCAACAGCtaccatcttcttcctcctccaccatcgGGCCTGCAGGGGGAACCTCACAGCCAGGTAGCGGTGGACACTGATGGCGGTCGTGGTCATGATGCTGGCGTACATGTTGGTGAAGTGAACGTTCATGAGGAAAGTACACAAGGTGGTCTTTGGCAGGCAGAAGTAGGCGTCGAAGATCCTGAAGGGAAGGAAGAGGACGAGGGCAGAGTCAGCTATAGCCAGGTTGAACATGTAGATGTGGGTGTCCGTCCAGGAGTCTCGCTTTGCGATGAAGGCGCGCAGAGCTGCAGCGTTGATGAGGAAACCAAGGAGGAACAAAAGAGTGTAAGCCAAACCCTGGAGGTGCTCTACCTTGCAGCTGGTGTCGGTGATGTTCATGTTTTCCTGAAAGAAGTTATGCCATTGGAGTATGTTAGACTAGAGAAAAGCATAATTATTGAGATACAACAAAAAGCTGAGCATATAAAACATACAACAATAAGTACTAATTcagtaataatactaatactaataaaaataaacggattaccatgaaacctaGTGGAGAATGTGTAAGGAACCAAAGGTAGATTTCTTCCACTTAACATTGAGATAAGCATTGATTTCTTTCGAATAAcaacagaagacaaacaaaccGGGTCCCGATTCATGTTTCCTGAAAAAGTTATGCCATTGGAGTATGTTAGACTAGAGAAAAGCATAATTATTGAGATACAACAAAAAGCTGAGCATATAAAACATACAACAATAAGTACTAATTcagtaataatactaatactaataaaaataaacggattaccatgaaacctaGTGGAGGAATGCGATATGTGTCAGGGAAGGAACCGTTAAATTCGTGTGTAGATTTCTTTCCACTTAACATTGGGAGATAAGGCATTTCtggacattttgactgatttcccagggaataatcagtgaatcttgatgaaaaataatcaggcGTATTTAAAGGGTGGATATTTACGAGTGTTTTGGGTTGTTGGTATCACAAAGGTGCACAGTGGAGCCACAGCATTTTACTGTTATTGCACCTGAACATTTAATGCCTCTGGGCAGTTTGGACAAGATCAAAGTTTACCAAAAGCAAAAACCTGAAAATAGGGACATTGGATTGTTGTTTTGCAACAGATGTGGGTGAAAAGAGAAGCTCTCTTGTGGTCAAAGTTATAGTTCCGTAACTTCACAACTACATGCAATTAGTTTATATTATCACAGCCGAACTCAAAATCAACAACTCTGTGAATCTACTAGTTGAATTACTGTGTATATTATAAAACCATTTTGAACTCTCGCTTTTATGAAGCAGGGGGACATCAGCCAATTTACATGGTTGCAAAAGTCTCAGTTTCCTGAtaatattacacacacacacacacacacacacacacacacacacacacacacacacacacacatataaagttTAGGTAAAAAGAAGCAAGCAGTAAAACATTTATGTTGCTGTACTTACCAAGTGAGCTGAAAACCTCACTGCACTTGACACACTTGACACAGACGCGCATCTGTGTCAagtgtgtctttttatttgcaGGATTCTGAGTAAACGTCTGTGAACGTAACACCCTTTCCTCTGTGGTCTGTCgtctttttctatttcagtAGATGCCGGAAATTATTATGGAGACTTACTTACAAGGGTAATTTGAAAGTTGTGTAAGCTGGTGTGAACAGAGGTTGTGATAGTGCAGCACTTGGTTGTAGcacatctgtttcctgtttgcctTTTTAGTCAATCCTGctgaatatacatttttgaatttaaaaaaaaacgtgtgaagtagaaagagagacaacgtctcacacgcacacacacgaggtGAAAGCACAAAGTCAAGAAAGAGCTGCAGATTGGAAAAGGAAATAGCATGATGTCcctgagcagcaggaggcacGATTTTAAACACAGAGTAATCACTCATCGACATCTAATGAAGAGAAATGGGTCAAGGTTTTGTTCTGTCGGATGAAACAAGCAAGAAATTTCTGCATAAAGCAACATGAAGGTGCTGGGCTTTTGCTTGgaaaatgtgtgtcagtgtgtcagcaCGCTGACTGGGAAAATGTTTGTCCCACACAATATTTTCCATTGTCATTCATCAATTGAGGAGCAAAAAATAGCCTGCAATTTCTCCTTAAGCTTGTCGACAACTGACAGCCTCAGTGGAACAGCCACAGCCCGCCGATCGAAACCCCTGTTTGTGGAAGAACCTTTGTAAATAAAGGTCTGGATTCAATAAGACAGATAGCTGGAACAGATTGAGTAATCTTGGAGACATCTGCAGGCCTGTCACTGCCTTCACGCAGCTCTGGCCGATCTGCTCCGTATTCCTGAGTTATTTTGTCAATATCTCCTCAGCAGAGTGTTTCTGTCCAGGCAGACAGATGGGGGCTGAGGGGAGCTGGACTCCGGTTCAGCTGAAACTCACACACACGAGGCAGACACTGCACAATGACACTTAATGAGCACTTAATTAGAAATGACTTAGAACCCGGTCATACGGTATTTCGTATACTGTATGTGCTGATAAACACATGTGAATGAAgggtggatagatagatagatagatagatagatagatagatagatagatagatagatagatagatagatagacagatagatagatagatagatagatggatagatgtgTGTAGTTGTgatggtttaggttagggtaaggggttaGTGAAtacattatgtcaatgagtgtcctcacaactattgaaagacatgcatgtgtgtgtgtgtgtgtgtgtgtgtgtgtgtgtgtgtgtgtgtgtgtgtgtgtgtgtgtgtgtgtgtgtgtgtatgtgtgtgtgtgtgtatgtgtgtgtgtgtggttttgctTTGTTTATATCACTGTAACTATGTCTTACAGTGATTATGAGCCTGTGTCTCTCGTGGGGTCTGAATCACTTGTTGATCACAGACGAAGTATATTCACTTTGTGTTCCACGACACAAAACCCTGAATTCTGATTGAACGTTATGTCCGAGTCAACCTTTGAAAAATTCAGTTTGAGTGATATTCAGTTCACGAGTATTTAGGATTGACAACATTGAAATGGATTGGGAGCAGAGGACCTTACTGTCAAGAACAAAGACGAAAAAAACGATAAAGAGAGACTGAAACTGCTTGTCCAAAATAATCATGAACCTTGACCAGACTGCACAGATGAATGATTGTCTGCACTCTTATCATTATCGTACAAACACTGCACTCATACAATCATGTAATAATAAAGAAAGGTACTCTGAGGTTGTCGCACACAGGCCTTCAACTTGGAGAGATGAGGTCATGGTtgcaaaacaacataaaagaaacattgagaaaatgaaaaagaaagactgGTTCTGGCTCCTGGCGACACTGAGCACAACGACTCTCTCTGTAACACTAACCTTAAATGTTTAATACAGAAGAAT
Coding sequences:
- the gpr35b gene encoding G-protein coupled receptor 35, with amino-acid sequence MNITDTSCKVEHLQGLAYTLLFLLGFLINAAALRAFIAKRDSWTDTHIYMFNLAIADSALVLFLPFRIFDAYFCLPKTTLCTFLMNVHFTNMYASIMTTTAISVHRYLAVRFPLQARWWRRKKMVAVAVCVVIWGLMVTGSVVFRKENYPEKLWTCYERCKNLPLHIQSILIMVILGFLTPLVIIFFCSSQIISILSKTDDKSEEKKSIVGLVSANMIVFIVCYTPIHIGFLVNFFSTPPPNWQLVNLPAHVYLLVCEWIAATNCCFDSISYYFLLKHFYS